A portion of the Pomacea canaliculata isolate SZHN2017 linkage group LG13, ASM307304v1, whole genome shotgun sequence genome contains these proteins:
- the LOC112554399 gene encoding LOW QUALITY PROTEIN: zinc finger protein 485-like (The sequence of the model RefSeq protein was modified relative to this genomic sequence to represent the inferred CDS: deleted 1 base in 1 codon), translating into MESKMQVPCTVIKTETKYMGEAQEDLSNNVIPKAESSFCSDYNETKCLQNDFMQHESIFGQELHNIKIDPTAQTNWWCENVPKVEMNSQDSTSFIKTEQQHSHIVKIEWPHMTENNHVVKTERSWSGQDAISQLDSDNKFYWICQGDTYVVKTQYSKGPVTSEVKHEDHSGQGVGSAVKSEQTKSHTQSTVMEHLKAQSVPQEVEWNCRKNKDILACISSPELQDVDVAGCKNTQVVDIVTESPQHERNVNVTEASFSTESEKQHPSSDVESDKCKVCMSSFHFPSLHKKHMSDPTGKPHKCRTCKAAFKRLSDFKSHIRVHRDKKPHQCSVCKAAFKRLSDLKRHRQVHRDDKPHQCSKRLSYLKRHRQVHRDDKPDQCSVCKAAFKRLSYLKGHTQVHNDDKPHQCSVCKAAFKRSYALKEHMMVHNGDKPHQCSVCKAAFKRLSDLKQHRQVHRDEKPYQCSVCKAAFKRLSNLKGHTQVHNDDKPHQCSVSAFKRLSNLKQQMRVHKDEKPHQCRVCKAVFETLSYLKQHSQVHSNYKPYQCNICKVAFKKSNALKQHVQVHSDKPHKCSVCNIRYRYHMAADVPVPTGG; encoded by the exons ATGGAGAGCAAGATGCAGGTCCCATGTACAGTCATAAAGACCGAAACGAAATATATGGGTGAGGCACAAGAAGACTTAAGCAATAATGTAAtacctaaagcagaaagttcattttgctctgattataatgagacaaaatgtttacagaatgatttcatgCAGCATGAAAGTATCTTTGGCCAAGAActccataatataaaaattgatccaACTGCACAGACAAACTGGTGGTGTGAGAATGTTCCGAAAGTGGAGATGAATTCTCAAGATTccacttctttcattaaaactGAACAGCAGCATAGTCACATTGTGAAGATAGAATGGCCACATATGACTGAGAATAATCATGTAGTAAAGACTGAGAGATCATGGTCTGGCCAGGATGCAATTTCTCAACTTGACAgtgataataaattttattggaTCTGCCAAGGTGATACTTATGTAGTGAAGACACAGTATTCAAAAGGACCAGTCACTTCAGAGGTCAAGCATGAAGATCACTCTGGTCAAGGCGTTGGTTCTGCAGTAAagtcagagcagacaaaatcacacactcagtccACAGTAATGGAGCACTTGAAGGCACAGAGTGTACCACAGGAGGTGGAGTGGAATTGCAGGAAAAATAAGGATATTTTAGCATGTATATCATCACCTGAACTTCAAGATGTGGATGTTGCTGGATGTAAAAATACACAGGTGGTGgatattgtgactgaaagtcctcagcatgagagaaatgtaaatgtgacagaagcAAGCTTCAGTACTGAGTCAGAAAAGCAGCACCCTAGTAGTGATGTTGAATCTGATAAGTGCAAagtgtgtatgtcttcattccattttccatccttgcacaaaaaacacatgtcGGACCCCACTGGTaaacctcacaagtgcagaacatgtaaagctgccttcaaaagattatcTGATTTTAAAAGTCATATACGGGTTCACCGTGAtaagaagcctcaccagtgcagtgtgtgtaaagctgcatttaaaagattatccgatttgaaacgacataggcaggttcacagggatgacaaacctcaccagtgcagt aaaagattatcctatttgaaacgacataggcaggttcacagggatgacaAACCtgaccagtgcagtgtatgtaaagctgcatttaaaagattatcctaTTTGAAAGGACATACACAGGTTCACAATGATGacaagcctcaccagtgcagtgtatgtaaagctgcatttaaaagatcatatgcTTTAAAAGAGCACATGATGGTTCACAATGGTGacaagcctcaccagtgcagtgtatgtaaagctgcatttaaaagattatccgatttgaaacaacataggcaggttcacagggatgagaagccttatcagtgcagtgtatgtaaagctgcatttaaaagattatccaaTTTGAAAGGACATACACAGGTTCACAATGATGacaagcctcaccagtgcagtgtat cggcatttaaaagattatccaaTTTGAAACAACAGATGCGTGTTCATAaggatgagaagcctcaccagtgcagggtttgtaaagctgtatttgaaacattatcctatttgaaacaacatagcCAAGTCCACAGTAACTATAAACCTTACCAGTGCAACATATGTAAAGTTGCcttc aaaaaatcaaatgctttGAAACAGCATgtgcaggttcacagtgataagcctcacaagtgcagtgtgtgtaacatCAGATACAGGTATCACATGGCT GCAGATGTTCCTGTTCCTACTGGTGGATAA